One Lactobacillus crispatus DNA segment encodes these proteins:
- a CDS encoding replication-associated recombination protein A, with translation MKPLAYRMRPTNLDEVVGQRHLIGPGKIIRRMVEARLLSSMILYGPPGIGKTSIASAIAGSTKYAFRKLNAATDGKKQLQQVAEEGKMSGTVVLLLDEIHRLDKTKQDFLLPLLESGQIILIGATTENPYISISPAIRSRCQIFELKPLSTDDARALLIEKGNGDLRSTLNSLELAVLSTKQELQDKHQDDQKIIITQKEMADSIQMKVQNFDASGDGHYDLVSAFQKSIRGSDTDAALHYLARLIESGDLVSICRRLAVIAYEDIGLADPAAAEHAIVAIQAAQMVGLPEARIPLANAVIELALSAKSNSAISAIDAALADIRNKKVDSIPANLKDAHYSGAKKLGHGVNYLYPHDYQNDWVAQQYLPNNLLHASYFAPKGNSKVEARYKATYQKLKQMQSDNLRNNH, from the coding sequence CATTAGCATATCGTATGCGACCAACTAATTTAGACGAAGTTGTTGGTCAAAGGCATCTGATTGGTCCAGGCAAAATTATTCGCCGAATGGTGGAAGCTAGACTTCTATCTTCAATGATCCTTTACGGCCCTCCTGGCATCGGTAAGACAAGTATTGCTAGTGCTATTGCAGGCTCAACTAAATATGCCTTTAGAAAGCTCAATGCAGCTACTGACGGCAAAAAGCAATTGCAACAAGTAGCCGAAGAAGGCAAAATGAGTGGGACAGTTGTCTTATTGCTGGACGAAATTCATCGTTTGGACAAAACTAAGCAGGACTTCTTACTGCCTTTGCTAGAATCGGGACAAATCATTTTAATTGGGGCAACTACTGAGAACCCTTATATTTCGATCTCCCCTGCTATTCGTTCACGTTGCCAAATTTTTGAATTAAAGCCTCTTTCTACAGATGATGCGCGTGCTCTTTTGATTGAAAAAGGCAACGGTGATTTGCGGTCTACTTTGAATAGTTTAGAATTAGCTGTTCTTTCAACTAAGCAAGAATTGCAAGATAAACACCAAGATGATCAAAAAATTATCATCACTCAAAAAGAAATGGCTGATTCAATTCAAATGAAGGTGCAAAACTTTGATGCTTCTGGTGATGGACATTACGATCTAGTCTCAGCATTTCAAAAATCAATTCGTGGCTCTGATACAGATGCAGCGCTGCACTATCTTGCCCGATTAATTGAATCTGGTGACTTAGTCTCTATCTGTCGAAGGCTAGCAGTAATTGCCTACGAAGATATTGGACTAGCCGATCCAGCCGCAGCTGAACACGCTATAGTAGCCATCCAAGCTGCACAAATGGTTGGCTTGCCTGAAGCACGAATTCCACTGGCTAATGCGGTTATTGAGTTAGCTCTTTCTGCCAAAAGCAATAGTGCCATTTCAGCAATTGATGCTGCACTAGCTGATATTCGAAATAAAAAGGTTGATTCAATTCCCGCCAACCTAAAAGATGCTCATTACTCTGGTGCCAAAAAGCTTGGACATGGCGTGAACTACCTTTATCCTCATGATTATCAAAATGATTGGGTAGCACAGCAATACTTGCCTAATAACCTACTTCATGCCAGCTACTTTGCACCTAAAGGCAATTCTAAAGTCGAAGCTAGATATAAGGCAACCTATCAAAAATTAAAACAAATGCAATCTGATAACTTGCGCAATAATCACTAA